From Oceanipulchritudo coccoides, the proteins below share one genomic window:
- a CDS encoding sulfatase-like hydrolase/transferase, with the protein MKIFHRFRRQVSCLLIICSLLPAALVAESEPDPIEPRVHPLFSNRMVLQRNQPVPVWGHASPGTEMTVEFGGQLVRTQTGSDGRWLLFLEPMKASGEGRTLKITDSSGEPDIELVDVLVGDVWVCAGQSNMAQTMDRYLIWDKVKKGFTNPNIRLFKIKQGGVARDGPSTEIVSDPFFKVSWQPCVPEFAAKFSAAASFFGMELECLTGVPLGLLYANRGATSASCWLPHEVLEGNPAYSRFLSPQNPNYTPSKFNPDAILAPSRLYNGTIHPLAPFAIRGVIWYQGESDSRWSWLYADLFSDVIRSWRKLWGYDFPFLYVQLAPHADVKWDNAGDVRALIREAQQQVLEDVPGTAMVVITDAGEAEDIHPQAKDIPGKRLARLAASLDIETIDAGFPSFKHLKVRGNRASLRFDHVSGGLQTQRVAMNVERGHFPGEGPDAVVAEADTLVGFEVCGPDRVFHPAKATIVLPDTVEVYSPDVLDVTAVRYGWANFPLCNLYGGNGMPASPFRTRVAEVANKADPGLVEVCESLPVSKPNILLIIADDLNTALSGYGHPQCKTPNLDRLAAEGTRFTRAYCQYPLCGPSRASLMSGRYPLSNGVTDNSGVLKADIPTLPQLFRESGYWTGRVSKIFHMGVPGHIYTGDDGLDHPESWTERYNVSVMEALTPGKAEDVMLEDSTPHYNEYREKWQAVAGKGGKLFINHGNHQGDDFVIVEADVGDEQLADGVAANKTIELLKERASDKEPFFLAVGFVRPHVPFVAPRRSFDRYPVDEMQVPEVSMDDLDDVPGSAKKRTNAAKFQLSEEAQRKSMRGYYASVSYMDEQVGRLIDTLDTVGLRDSTIVVFLSDHGYHLGEHTMWQKLSLFEESIRTPLIVSIPGQTLVNGKCASIVELIDIYPTIAEIAGLDAPEEIQGQSFVPLLKDADADLGHKDALIQVGLDFCLRTSKWAFMRYSARGDGINEFMLYDMQEDPEQFTNLVGNRDYSEIEGFLRKRLEERIQSAKTPVHSIKDPQ; encoded by the coding sequence ATGAAGATCTTCCATCGTTTCCGAAGGCAAGTTAGCTGCCTTCTGATAATTTGCTCCCTTCTCCCGGCGGCCCTTGTCGCAGAGTCCGAGCCTGATCCGATTGAACCGCGGGTCCATCCTTTGTTTTCCAATCGAATGGTCCTGCAGCGGAATCAACCGGTGCCGGTCTGGGGGCACGCTTCACCCGGGACTGAAATGACGGTCGAGTTCGGCGGACAACTGGTCCGGACGCAGACAGGGAGCGATGGTCGCTGGCTTCTTTTCCTTGAGCCAATGAAGGCATCAGGGGAGGGCCGAACCCTTAAGATCACGGACTCCTCAGGGGAACCTGATATCGAGTTAGTGGACGTCCTTGTGGGGGATGTCTGGGTATGCGCGGGCCAGTCCAACATGGCGCAAACAATGGACCGGTACTTGATCTGGGACAAGGTCAAGAAGGGTTTCACTAACCCCAACATACGACTGTTTAAAATCAAGCAGGGTGGGGTTGCCCGTGACGGCCCATCAACAGAGATTGTTTCAGATCCATTTTTCAAGGTCAGCTGGCAGCCATGTGTTCCTGAATTTGCGGCAAAGTTCTCGGCTGCTGCCAGCTTCTTTGGAATGGAATTGGAGTGCCTGACCGGTGTTCCGCTTGGCCTGCTTTACGCCAATCGTGGGGCGACTTCCGCCAGCTGCTGGTTGCCGCATGAAGTGCTTGAAGGGAATCCCGCCTACTCCCGGTTTCTAAGTCCGCAGAACCCGAATTACACGCCCTCAAAGTTCAATCCAGACGCCATTCTTGCTCCGTCACGGCTTTACAATGGAACGATACATCCCCTTGCCCCGTTCGCCATCCGGGGGGTGATCTGGTACCAGGGTGAATCGGATTCCCGCTGGTCCTGGTTGTATGCAGATTTATTTTCGGATGTGATCCGGTCATGGCGAAAACTCTGGGGTTACGATTTCCCATTCCTTTATGTCCAACTGGCTCCTCATGCCGATGTGAAGTGGGATAATGCCGGAGACGTCCGGGCCCTTATCCGTGAGGCGCAGCAACAAGTACTCGAAGATGTTCCGGGAACCGCAATGGTTGTTATCACCGATGCAGGCGAAGCGGAGGACATCCATCCGCAGGCAAAAGACATTCCGGGGAAACGGCTCGCCAGACTTGCCGCTTCACTCGATATTGAAACAATTGATGCGGGCTTTCCATCATTCAAACACCTTAAAGTCCGGGGCAACCGGGCTTCATTGAGATTTGATCATGTCAGTGGAGGTCTGCAGACGCAGCGTGTCGCAATGAATGTGGAACGTGGCCATTTTCCCGGCGAGGGCCCGGATGCAGTGGTTGCTGAGGCTGACACCCTTGTTGGTTTCGAGGTTTGCGGACCCGATCGTGTCTTTCATCCAGCCAAGGCAACCATTGTTTTGCCCGATACGGTTGAAGTGTATTCGCCAGATGTTCTCGATGTCACGGCAGTCCGTTACGGTTGGGCCAATTTTCCGCTATGTAACCTCTACGGTGGAAACGGAATGCCAGCCTCACCTTTTCGGACTCGTGTGGCGGAGGTGGCAAACAAGGCAGACCCTGGCCTTGTTGAAGTCTGCGAATCCCTTCCGGTCAGCAAGCCGAACATCCTTCTCATTATCGCGGATGACCTGAACACGGCATTGAGCGGTTACGGACATCCTCAGTGCAAGACCCCGAACTTGGACCGCTTGGCTGCAGAGGGAACACGTTTTACACGGGCATACTGTCAGTATCCGCTATGCGGGCCGTCGCGGGCATCACTCATGTCGGGCCGTTATCCCTTATCCAACGGTGTGACGGATAACAGCGGCGTCCTCAAAGCGGATATACCAACGCTGCCACAACTCTTCAGGGAGTCCGGTTATTGGACCGGGCGGGTCAGCAAAATTTTTCACATGGGCGTACCCGGGCATATCTATACCGGGGATGATGGCTTGGACCATCCGGAGTCCTGGACTGAACGCTATAATGTGAGTGTGATGGAAGCTTTGACACCGGGGAAAGCAGAGGATGTGATGCTCGAAGACAGCACGCCGCATTACAATGAATATCGGGAAAAGTGGCAGGCTGTTGCGGGCAAGGGTGGCAAGCTGTTCATTAATCACGGAAACCACCAGGGGGATGACTTTGTCATTGTCGAAGCGGATGTGGGTGATGAGCAACTGGCAGACGGAGTTGCGGCGAACAAGACCATTGAGTTATTGAAGGAGCGGGCCAGTGACAAGGAGCCGTTCTTTCTCGCTGTTGGATTTGTCCGTCCGCATGTTCCATTTGTTGCCCCGAGGCGCTCCTTCGATCGATACCCTGTTGATGAGATGCAGGTTCCTGAAGTTTCCATGGATGATCTCGACGACGTTCCTGGGTCAGCAAAGAAGCGAACAAACGCAGCCAAGTTCCAACTCTCCGAGGAGGCTCAACGCAAAAGCATGCGGGGCTATTATGCCTCCGTGAGCTACATGGATGAGCAGGTGGGTCGACTCATAGACACTCTGGATACCGTTGGATTGCGAGATAGTACAATTGTCGTTTTTCTTTCTGATCATGGCTACCATCTGGGTGAGCACACCATGTGGCAGAAGCTGAGCCTCTTTGAAGAAAGTATCAGGACACCCCTCATTGTCTCCATTCCGGGCCAGACATTGGTAAACGGCAAATGCGCCTCGATTGTTGAACTGATCGACATTTATCCGACTATTGCGGAAATTGCAGGCCTTGATGCGCCGGAGGAAATCCAGGGGCAAAGCTTTGTTCCGCTTCTAAAGGATGCTGACGCAGACCTTGGCCACAAGGATGCACTGATTCAAGTTGGGCTGGATTTTTGCCTACGCACGAGCAAGTGGGCCTTCATGCGCTATTCCGCGCGAGGTGATGGGATTAATGAATTCATGCTTTATGACATGCAGGAGGATCCAGAACAATTCACCAACCTCGTGGGCAATCGTGATTATTCAGAAATCGAAGGGTTTCTCCGCAAGCGGCTTGAAGAGAGAATTCAATCAGCAAAGACACCTGTCCACTCAATCAAGGACCCACAGTAA
- a CDS encoding ankyrin repeat domain-containing protein, which produces MLACVACVLIPTLSHAQALDEATDLKVVFSAALEGQWQPIAEALENGFDINVTDEANRTAIMYAAYNGHSEVMAKLIEAGADINKKDQIGSTALMFASSGPFVEAVSLLLDKGAKIDEIDDNEHFTALMWAAAEGQAEVVKLLLERNANTSLKDIDGDTAESFAAKANHSEVVKLLQAAKAPESEPVEKELKEKPQGLD; this is translated from the coding sequence ATGCTTGCATGCGTCGCTTGCGTTTTAATCCCCACCCTCTCCCATGCCCAAGCGCTGGACGAAGCAACGGATCTGAAAGTTGTCTTTTCAGCCGCTCTCGAGGGCCAATGGCAACCGATTGCGGAAGCTTTGGAAAACGGTTTTGATATAAACGTCACCGATGAGGCTAACCGAACTGCCATCATGTATGCCGCTTATAATGGGCACTCAGAAGTGATGGCCAAACTCATCGAGGCAGGAGCCGATATCAACAAGAAGGACCAAATTGGTTCAACCGCTCTCATGTTTGCCTCGAGTGGACCCTTTGTTGAAGCGGTCTCCCTCCTCCTCGACAAGGGGGCAAAGATTGATGAGATCGATGACAATGAACATTTCACCGCCCTGATGTGGGCCGCCGCTGAAGGACAAGCGGAGGTCGTGAAACTTCTCTTGGAACGCAACGCCAACACCTCCTTGAAGGATATTGATGGCGACACTGCTGAGTCATTTGCCGCAAAGGCCAATCATTCAGAGGTCGTCAAGTTGCTTCAGGCAGCCAAGGCACCTGAGTCTGAGCCTGTCGAAAAAGAGCTGAAAGAGAAACCCCAAGGACTGGATTGA
- a CDS encoding TonB family protein, producing MKILTQSILLSVLALGGSVLSAAPQTMELKAPQAIEIIEPEVPVNYMRWGIKGHVVVTFQINEEGQPENIHLVDYDDRVYAKVVTKALRQWRFEKPEVEGITYRLPINFI from the coding sequence ATGAAAATCCTGACCCAATCCATTCTCCTGTCTGTCTTAGCACTCGGCGGGAGTGTTCTAAGCGCTGCTCCTCAAACGATGGAGCTCAAGGCGCCTCAAGCCATTGAAATCATCGAGCCGGAAGTACCGGTCAATTACATGCGCTGGGGTATCAAGGGGCACGTCGTCGTCACCTTCCAGATCAATGAGGAAGGACAGCCGGAAAACATCCATCTTGTTGACTATGACGATCGCGTTTACGCAAAGGTTGTGACGAAGGCCCTCCGCCAATGGCGCTTTGAAAAGCCTGAGGTCGAGGGGATCACCTACCGGTTGCCGATCAACTTCATTTAA
- a CDS encoding DUF2071 domain-containing protein codes for MEWTAPGLSNFLELNLRTYVHDRYGRPGVWFYSLDANQAIAIKIAQTVFSLLYVYAEMSAQTRPGKPIELHSTRRGQPRQSFAYAPGASIGQAARHRFP; via the coding sequence ATTGAGTGGACGGCCCCCGGGCTATCCAACTTCCTCGAGCTCAACTTAAGGACCTATGTGCATGACCGGTACGGTCGGCCAGGGGTCTGGTTCTATTCGCTGGATGCCAATCAGGCCATAGCGATCAAGATTGCCCAGACGGTGTTTTCGTTGCTCTATGTGTATGCGGAAATGTCGGCGCAGACGCGACCCGGCAAACCGATCGAGCTCCACTCCACCCGGAGAGGTCAGCCCCGGCAAAGCTTTGCCTACGCTCCGGGGGCTTCCATCGGCCAAGCAGCCCGGCATCGCTTCCCGTGA
- a CDS encoding DUF1611 domain-containing protein, with translation MFKNPPFPAQARQALATPSPINELNRSLTAIVYCEANFGGIDGKTANGLVRHSEKYEILSIIDSEKAGQDAGTVLDDEPNGIPIFRDLTDALAHAGKVPDYFIFGIAPATGMLSPAERRLVLKAIDLGMNIVNGLHEFLNEDPEFVAACLRSNVVIRDVRRPREKKDLRVFSGRIAEVTCPRIAVLGTDCAIGKRTTATVLTKALRDLGIKAVMIGTGQTGLIQGARYGMALDAVPSQFCAGELEATILEAFAGEDPDVIFIEGQGSLSHPAYSTSSFILRGSCPDGVVLQHAPGREHRCDFPQMPMPTPASEINLIETFAETKVIGLTLNHENMTDAEISSAIILYELELGIPVTDALTRPTERLVEMVLAAFPQIGEKLSTVVA, from the coding sequence ATGTTTAAAAATCCACCATTCCCCGCGCAGGCGAGGCAAGCACTTGCTACGCCATCACCTATCAACGAACTCAACCGGTCCTTAACGGCGATCGTCTATTGTGAGGCCAATTTCGGCGGTATTGACGGAAAGACGGCCAACGGCCTGGTCCGCCATTCCGAGAAATACGAGATTCTCTCAATTATCGATAGTGAGAAGGCTGGTCAGGATGCCGGTACGGTTCTCGACGACGAGCCCAACGGGATTCCCATCTTTCGCGACCTGACCGATGCCTTGGCGCACGCCGGTAAGGTCCCGGACTACTTCATCTTCGGAATTGCCCCAGCGACCGGGATGCTCTCACCGGCTGAGCGCAGACTGGTACTGAAAGCCATCGATCTGGGGATGAACATCGTCAACGGGCTCCATGAGTTCCTGAACGAAGATCCAGAATTTGTAGCAGCGTGTTTACGATCAAACGTGGTGATTCGCGACGTCCGGCGGCCTCGCGAGAAAAAAGATTTACGCGTTTTCAGTGGGCGCATCGCGGAGGTCACCTGCCCGCGTATTGCTGTTCTGGGGACTGACTGCGCCATTGGTAAGCGGACCACCGCCACCGTTTTGACAAAGGCCCTCAGGGATCTCGGCATCAAGGCCGTGATGATCGGAACGGGTCAGACCGGCTTAATTCAAGGAGCACGTTACGGGATGGCTCTTGATGCGGTGCCCTCACAGTTTTGCGCGGGAGAATTGGAGGCCACGATTCTCGAAGCGTTCGCAGGCGAGGATCCCGATGTTATTTTCATCGAAGGGCAGGGCTCCCTCAGCCATCCCGCGTATTCCACCTCCAGCTTCATTCTGCGCGGCAGCTGCCCGGATGGCGTTGTGTTGCAGCATGCCCCGGGACGGGAGCACCGGTGCGACTTCCCCCAGATGCCCATGCCGACTCCAGCCTCCGAGATAAATCTTATTGAGACCTTCGCGGAAACCAAGGTGATTGGCCTCACGCTCAACCACGAGAACATGACGGACGCGGAAATTTCCTCAGCAATCATCCTCTATGAACTTGAGTTGGGTATCCCCGTCACCGATGCATTGACCCGGCCCACTGAGCGTTTGGTGGAAATGGTCCTCGCCGCGTTTCCGCAGATTGGAGAAAAGCTATCAACCGTCGTAGCATAA
- a CDS encoding alanine/ornithine racemase family PLP-dependent enzyme translates to MTAPRLQIDLNKIYHNAETLVARLSKRGISVTGVTKASMGLPEIANVWLQAGVSGLGDSRIQNLDTLRRASIVAPMVLVRSPMLSQVDQVVALTDVSLNSEVEVIRKLSAAANTINRIHGIVLMVELGDLREGIMPELLEATVAEVLRLPSLVLEGIGTNLACRCGVSPDDRNMAELSSLADSLEATFGISINTVSGGNSANLDWALNCADTGRINNLRLGEALLLGCEPLHRQAIKGLHTDAVTLFAEVIESKEKPSKPWGEIAQSAFGAVPQSNDTGSIKQSILAIGRQDIDPCGLTPPSGIVILGASSDHLVVDSGNYSHQLAVGAEIPFQLNYSALLRAMTSPYVTKDIMRTPMTRHLAENAQSSCA, encoded by the coding sequence ATAACCGCGCCACGATTGCAGATCGATCTCAACAAGATATATCACAACGCAGAGACACTTGTCGCCCGGCTGAGCAAACGAGGTATTTCGGTCACTGGTGTCACCAAGGCCAGCATGGGATTGCCGGAGATCGCGAACGTTTGGCTTCAGGCAGGCGTCAGCGGGCTGGGGGATTCCCGTATCCAGAATTTAGATACGCTAAGGCGCGCGAGTATCGTGGCACCGATGGTGTTGGTTCGCTCACCGATGCTGAGTCAAGTGGATCAAGTGGTCGCGCTCACCGACGTCAGTTTAAATTCGGAAGTCGAAGTCATCCGGAAACTTTCTGCCGCTGCAAATACCATAAACCGAATCCACGGAATCGTGCTTATGGTCGAACTGGGAGACCTGCGCGAAGGCATCATGCCTGAGCTTCTGGAGGCCACGGTAGCGGAAGTGCTTCGTCTTCCCAGCCTTGTGTTGGAAGGCATCGGGACAAATCTCGCCTGCCGATGCGGCGTATCACCCGACGACCGGAACATGGCCGAATTATCATCCCTTGCGGATTCGCTTGAAGCCACTTTTGGGATAAGTATCAACACCGTATCCGGTGGCAACTCGGCCAATCTCGATTGGGCTCTTAACTGCGCGGACACCGGACGGATCAACAACCTTCGCTTGGGCGAAGCGCTCCTTCTGGGATGTGAGCCCCTTCATCGCCAAGCGATCAAAGGCCTGCATACCGATGCCGTTACACTTTTTGCAGAAGTAATCGAATCGAAGGAAAAACCTTCCAAGCCATGGGGCGAGATTGCGCAATCGGCCTTTGGGGCGGTCCCTCAAAGCAACGATACCGGAAGCATCAAGCAATCCATTCTCGCGATTGGGCGGCAGGACATTGATCCATGCGGCCTCACTCCGCCATCCGGGATTGTGATTCTCGGGGCGAGCAGCGATCACCTTGTCGTTGATTCCGGCAACTATTCCCATCAGCTGGCGGTTGGTGCTGAAATTCCGTTTCAGCTCAATTACAGCGCGTTGCTCCGCGCCATGACCTCACCCTACGTCACCAAGGACATCATGCGAACGCCTATGACAAGGCATCTTGCAGAAAACGCACAAAGTTCCTGTGCATGA
- a CDS encoding dipeptidase: MLIFDAHLDLGMNALEWNRDYTRPLHEIREREREMTDRPDRGKGTVCFPEMRKGQTGICVATLIGRYIKPSNRLRGWHSPEQAWAQTQGQLAWYRAMEEKGELSQITTVAQLDAAVELWTQDPPVSAPISYLLSLEGADSMVTIGHVERAYAQGLRAIGPANFGPGIYAQGTNARGGIGAKGAELLKEMDRLGIILDVSHLCDESFREAMDVFQGKVWASHSNCRKLVQHERQFTSEQLQELITRGAVIGASLDAWMLVPGWILGKTKPAETGVKLEHIVDHIDHVCQLAGNSLHAGIGSDLDGGFGLEESPMDLDSIADVQRLPAILKSRGYSDEDVANVMHRNFVRFLQDALS; encoded by the coding sequence ATGTTAATCTTTGATGCCCACCTTGATTTGGGCATGAACGCCCTTGAGTGGAACCGTGACTACACGCGACCCTTGCATGAGATCCGTGAGCGGGAGCGAGAGATGACGGACCGGCCCGATCGCGGGAAGGGAACGGTCTGTTTTCCGGAAATGCGCAAAGGCCAGACGGGTATCTGCGTGGCCACGTTAATCGGTCGTTATATTAAGCCGTCCAATCGCCTTCGCGGGTGGCATTCTCCCGAGCAGGCTTGGGCACAGACACAGGGGCAGCTGGCCTGGTACCGTGCCATGGAGGAGAAGGGTGAGTTGTCGCAAATTACGACGGTTGCTCAGTTGGACGCCGCGGTGGAACTGTGGACACAGGACCCTCCGGTCAGCGCTCCCATTTCCTACCTACTGAGCCTTGAAGGCGCTGATTCCATGGTGACCATCGGGCACGTCGAACGCGCTTACGCGCAGGGTCTGCGCGCCATCGGACCCGCAAATTTCGGCCCGGGAATTTACGCACAGGGCACGAACGCAAGAGGCGGTATCGGAGCCAAGGGAGCGGAGCTGCTCAAGGAGATGGATCGCCTGGGGATCATTCTCGACGTTTCCCACCTGTGTGACGAATCCTTCCGCGAGGCCATGGATGTGTTCCAAGGTAAAGTCTGGGCGAGCCATTCCAATTGCCGGAAGCTTGTTCAACACGAGCGCCAATTCACCTCTGAGCAGTTGCAGGAACTGATCACCCGCGGGGCTGTCATCGGGGCGTCACTGGATGCATGGATGCTGGTTCCGGGCTGGATTCTTGGGAAGACCAAGCCGGCGGAGACGGGCGTGAAGCTGGAACATATTGTCGATCACATCGACCATGTCTGCCAGCTCGCGGGGAACTCGCTACACGCGGGCATCGGTTCGGATCTGGACGGCGGATTCGGACTTGAGGAATCACCGATGGATCTGGACTCGATTGCCGATGTGCAGCGGTTGCCTGCAATTCTCAAATCACGCGGCTACAGCGACGAGGACGTGGCAAATGTCATGCACAGGAACTTTGTGCGTTTTCTGCAAGATGCCTTGTCATAG
- a CDS encoding metalloprotease: MITFNFAGIPVRIAPWFWITMVFLGGGVHMADRQDIINVALFVLAGFLSIFVHELGHALTIRKFGLPTIITLTAFGGTASFPAGVLSRRQSFLVTAAGPGIQLLLGLLAIAVIRNFPIPENSLLLIMLFDLVWISIVWSIFNCLPIYPLDGGQMLAAVVGHKRSRLIHITGMVCASAIGILLFWKLGTWVMPAFMAYFVYINYKALQQTLNQSNL, from the coding sequence ATGATAACATTTAATTTTGCAGGCATACCCGTTCGAATTGCACCGTGGTTCTGGATCACGATGGTCTTTCTGGGAGGCGGAGTGCACATGGCCGACCGACAGGACATCATTAACGTAGCCCTGTTTGTCTTAGCCGGGTTCCTCTCGATCTTTGTGCATGAATTGGGACATGCCCTGACCATTCGCAAATTTGGCCTGCCGACGATCATAACGCTGACCGCCTTCGGGGGCACCGCCAGTTTTCCGGCCGGGGTCCTGAGCCGACGGCAATCCTTTCTCGTAACAGCCGCGGGTCCGGGCATCCAACTCCTGCTCGGACTGCTGGCGATTGCGGTAATCCGGAATTTCCCCATTCCGGAAAATTCGCTTTTACTAATCATGCTGTTCGATCTGGTTTGGATCAGCATTGTCTGGTCGATCTTCAATTGCCTCCCAATCTACCCGCTGGACGGTGGTCAGATGCTGGCCGCGGTTGTCGGCCACAAGCGCTCAAGATTGATTCATATCACTGGCATGGTCTGCGCCAGCGCCATCGGCATTCTCCTCTTCTGGAAACTGGGCACATGGGTCATGCCCGCCTTCATGGCCTACTTTGTCTACATCAATTACAAGGCGCTTCAGCAAACGCTCAATCAGAGCAACTTGTAG
- a CDS encoding glucose 1-dehydrogenase produces the protein MSTLTGKVALVTGGTSGIGRATAELLTKNGATVVITGRREAEGKETVRLVEEAGGKCVFIQGDMSLEADIEKAVSETVSQFGKLDIAVNNAGVEVAGMVPEIDKESFDKVFGVNVWGVLASMKHEIPVMLKNGGGSIINMSSIAGHIGAPGLSIYIASKHAVEGLTKVAALETAQQGIRINAVAPAVIETAMAERLFGGDEETRTGMIARHPIGRFGVSKEVAEAVLWLASDASSYTTGHSLPVDGGFLAT, from the coding sequence ATGAGCACACTTACAGGAAAAGTCGCCTTGGTAACGGGCGGGACATCCGGCATTGGCCGGGCGACGGCCGAGCTGCTGACGAAGAACGGCGCGACGGTGGTGATCACCGGGCGCCGCGAGGCCGAGGGCAAGGAAACGGTCCGGCTGGTTGAGGAAGCCGGTGGCAAGTGCGTTTTCATCCAGGGCGACATGTCGCTCGAGGCGGATATCGAGAAGGCCGTCTCGGAGACCGTGTCGCAGTTCGGCAAACTGGACATTGCGGTGAACAACGCGGGCGTCGAGGTGGCGGGAATGGTGCCTGAAATCGACAAGGAAAGCTTCGACAAGGTCTTCGGTGTCAACGTCTGGGGCGTCCTTGCCTCAATGAAGCATGAGATACCGGTGATGCTGAAGAACGGGGGCGGATCGATCATCAACATGTCGAGCATCGCCGGACACATCGGTGCACCCGGCTTGTCAATTTACATCGCCAGCAAGCACGCGGTTGAGGGTCTGACCAAGGTGGCCGCCCTCGAGACCGCCCAGCAGGGCATCCGTATCAACGCGGTGGCCCCGGCGGTGATTGAAACGGCCATGGCTGAGCGCCTGTTTGGTGGCGACGAGGAGACCCGCACGGGCATGATCGCCCGTCATCCCATCGGCCGCTTTGGCGTCTCCAAGGAAGTTGCGGAAGCAGTCCTTTGGCTGGCCAGCGATGCCTCCAGCTACACGACCGGACACAGCCTGCCAGTTGATGGCGGCTTCCTGGCAACTTGA